One Haloarchaeobius amylolyticus genomic window, GGTCGACGACACCGGAACGGTCGCGTGCCGGGCCGCCTCCACGCCGGAGGGGTCGCACGCCGCCCCGTCACGACCGCCATTCCCGGACGAGGACTCGGGGCCGGTCGACCGCGCACACCGGACCGGCGAGGTCCAGGTCGCGAGGAACGTCACGGCGGACGGGCTCCAGGACGGCGGTGCGGACCACGAGTGGGCTGCAATCGCCGCCGTCCCCATCGTCTACGAGGGCGAGTGCTTCGGGGTCCTGACGGTCACGACGGGTCGCGGGACCGCCTTCGACGAGGAGGAACGACACGTCCTCGCCCAGTTCGGGGAGATACTCGGGCTGTCCATCGCCGCCATCGAGCACCAGCAGCAGGTCAGGAACGAGCGCGAGCGCCTCGAGTTCATGAACCGCATCATCCGGCACAACCTGCTCAACGGGATGAACGTGGTCCTCGCCAGGGCGGAGTTGCTGGACGGGCACGTCGACGAGACGATGGTCCCGCACCTCGAGACCGTCGTGGACCGCATCGAGGACATGATCGACCTCATCGAGACCATCCAGGCGTTCATGCAGGCCATCGTCCACGAGGGCGACCACGAACTGGAGCCGGTCCGGCTCGACGAGGTCCTCCGCGAGGAGACGGCACAGGCGAAGGCGAGCTACACCGACGCGACGTTCGAGACCGGCGAGTTCCCGGTGGTCGAGGTGGTCGGTGACGACCTGCTCCCGGAGGTGTTCGAGAACCTGCTGACGAACGCGGTCCAGCACAACGACAAGGAGACGCCGGTCGTCCGGGTGACCGCCAGGGAGACCGACGAGGGCGTCGAGGTCCGCGTCGCCGACAACGGCCCGGGGGTCGAGGACGACCTCGCCGGCGCCGTCTTCGAGAAGGGCAGCAAGGGCTTCGCCAGTCCCGGCACCGGCTTCGGCCTGTACCTCGTCAGGGAGATGGTCGAGAGCTACGGGGGGGACATCGACCTGCAGACCGGCGACCTCGGCGGGGCGACGTTCGTGGTCACGCTCCCCCGGGCGTGAGGGGTGCGAGACAGAGACAAACTTTTACTACGCTGCGAGTAAATGAAGCGTTCATGGGAATCGACTACTCGAACCTCCACGACCCGAACGCGGAGTACACGATGCGTGAACTCTCCGGCGAGACGATGGGAGTCACGCGCGAGCGCGGCGGCGGCCGAGACGTCGAGATCACCGACGTCCAGACCACGATGGTCGACGGGAACTTCCCGTGGACACTGGTGCGCGTCTACACCGACGCGGGCGTCGTCGGCACCGGCGAGGCCTACTGGGGCGCGGGCGTCCCGGAGCTCATCGAGCGCATGAAGCCGATGGTCGTCGGCGAGAACCCGCTCGACATCGACCGCCTCTACGAGCACCTCGTCCAGAAGATGTCCGGCGAGGGCTCCGTCGAGGGTGTCACCGTCACGGCCATCTCCGGCATCGAGATCGCCCTGCACGACCTCGCGGGCAAGCTCCTCGACATCCCGGCGTACCAGCTGCTCGGCGGCAAGTACCGCGACGAGATGCGCGTCTACTGTGACTGCCACACCGAGGCCGAGGCCGACGCCGAGGCCTGTGCCGACGAGGCCGAGCGCGTCGTCGAGGAGCTGGGCTACGACGCCCTCAAGTTCGACCTCGACGTGCCCTCGGGCCACGAGAAGGACCGCGCGAACCGCCACCTGCGACCCGGCGAGATCCGCCACAAGGCCGAGATCGTCGAGAAGGTCACCGAGCGCGTCAAGGACCGCGCCGACGTGGCCTTCGACTGCCACTGGACGTTCTCCGGTGGCTCCGCCAAGCGCCTCGCCAACGCCATCGAGGACTACGACGTCTGGTGGCTTGAGGACCCCGTCCCGCCGGAGAACCTCGAGGTCCAGGAGGAGGTCACGAAGTCGACCATGACGCCCATCACGGTCGGCGAGAACCGGTACCGCGTGACCGAGGAGCGCCGCCTCATCGAGAACCAGGCGGTCGACATCATCGCGCCCGACATGCCGAAGGTCGGCGGCATGCGCGAGACCCGGAAGATCGCGGACGTGGCCAACCAGTACTACGTGCCAGTCGCGATGCACAACGTCTCCTCGCCGGTCGCGACGATGGCCTCCGCCCACGTCGGCGCCGCCATCCCGAACGCGCTCGCCGTCGAGTACCACTCCTACGAACTCGGCTGGTGGGAGGACCTGGTCGAGGAGGACG contains:
- a CDS encoding mandelate racemase/muconate lactonizing enzyme family protein, producing the protein MGIDYSNLHDPNAEYTMRELSGETMGVTRERGGGRDVEITDVQTTMVDGNFPWTLVRVYTDAGVVGTGEAYWGAGVPELIERMKPMVVGENPLDIDRLYEHLVQKMSGEGSVEGVTVTAISGIEIALHDLAGKLLDIPAYQLLGGKYRDEMRVYCDCHTEAEADAEACADEAERVVEELGYDALKFDLDVPSGHEKDRANRHLRPGEIRHKAEIVEKVTERVKDRADVAFDCHWTFSGGSAKRLANAIEDYDVWWLEDPVPPENLEVQEEVTKSTMTPITVGENRYRVTEERRLIENQAVDIIAPDMPKVGGMRETRKIADVANQYYVPVAMHNVSSPVATMASAHVGAAIPNALAVEYHSYELGWWEDLVEEDVIVDGYIEVPEKPGLGVTLDMDAVEEHMVEGETLFDEE